The Bos mutus isolate GX-2022 chromosome 12, NWIPB_WYAK_1.1, whole genome shotgun sequence genome includes a window with the following:
- the KCTD12 gene encoding BTB/POZ domain-containing protein KCTD12 has protein sequence MALADSTRGLPNGGGGGGSGSSSSSAEPPLFPDIVELNVGGQVYVTRRCTVVSVPDSLLWRMFTQQQPQELARDSKGRFFLDRDGFLFRYILDYLRDLQLVLPDYFPERSRLQREAEYFELPELVRRLGAPQQPGPGLPPPHSRRGVQKEGSLGDDLLPLGSAESEQQEGASAGAPSPTLELASRSPSGGAAGPLLTPSQSLDGSRRSGYITIGYRGSYTIGRDAQADAKFRRVARITVCGKTSLAKEVFGDTLNESRDPDRPPERYTSRYYLKFNFLEQAFDKLSESGFHMVACSSTGTCAFAGSTDQSEDKIWTSYTEYVFCRE, from the coding sequence ATGGCTCTGGCCGACAGCACTCGTGGATTACCCAACGGgggtggcggcggcggcagcggctccTCGTCGTCCTCGGCGGAGCCGCCACTCTTCCCCGACATCGTGGAGCTGAACGTGGGGGGCCAGGTGTATGTGACCCGGCGCTGCACGGTGGTGTCGGTGCCCGACTCGCTGCTCTGGCGCATGTTCACGCAGCAGCAGCCGCAAGAGCTAGCCCGGGACAGCAAAGGCCGCTTCTTTCTGGACCGAGACGGCTTCCTCTTCCGCTACATCTTGGATTACCTGCGGGACTTGCAGCTCGTGCTGCCTGACTACTTCCCCGAGCGCAGCCGGCTGCAGCGCGAGGCAGAGTACTTCGAGCTGCCCGAGCTCGTGCGACGCCTCGGGGCGCCCCAGCAGCCCGGCCCCGGACTGCCGCCGCCGCACTCCCGGCGCGGGGTGCAGAAGGAGGGCTCGCTAGGCGACGATCTGCTGCCGCTCGGCTCCGCCGAGTCGGAGCAGCAGGAGGGCGCCTCGGCCGGGGCGCCGTCGCCCACGCTGGAGCTTGCTAGCCGCAGCCCGTCCGGGGGCGCGGCGGGCCCGCTGCTTACGCCGTCCCAGTCGTTGGACGGCAGCCGGCGCTCGGGCTACATCACCATCGGCTACCGCGGCTCCTACACGATCGGGCGGGATGCTCAGGCAGACGCCAAGTTCCGGCGAGTGGCGCGCATCACCGTGTGCGGCAAGACGTCGCTGGCCAAGGAGGTGTTCGGGGACACCCTGAACGAGAGCCGGGACCCCGACCGGCCCCCGGAGCGCTACACCTCGCGCTATTACCTCAAGTTCAACTTCCTGGAGCAGGCCTTCGACAAGCTGTCCGAGTCGGGCTTCCACATGGTGGCGTGCAGTTCCACGGGCACCTGCGCCTTCGCCGGCAGCACCGACCAGAGCGAGGACAAGATCTGGACTAGCTACACCGAGTACGTCTTCTGCAGGGAGTGA